In a genomic window of Myotis daubentonii chromosome 18, mMyoDau2.1, whole genome shotgun sequence:
- the NRAS gene encoding GTPase NRas, producing MTEYKLVVVGAGGVGKSALTIQLIQNHFVDEYDPTIEDSYRKQVVIDGETCLLDILDTAGQEEYSAMRDQYMRTGEGFLCVFAINNSKSFADINLYREQIKRVKDSDDVPMVLVGNKCDLPTRTVDTKQAHELAKSYGIPFIETSAKTRQGVEDAFYTLVREIRQYRMKKLNSSDDGTQGCMGLPCVVM from the exons ATGACCGAGTACAAACTGGTGGTGGTTGGAGCAGGTGGTGTTGGGAAAAGCGCGCTGACAATCCAGCTAATCCAGAACCACTTTGTAGATGAATATGATCCCACCATAGAG gATTCTTACCGAAAACAGGTGGTTATAGATGGTGAAACCTGTCTATTGGATATACTGGATACAGCTGGACAAGAGGAGTACAGTGCTATGAGGGACCAATACATGAGGACAGGGGAAGGCTTCCTCTGTGTATTCGCCATCAATAATAGCAAGTCATTTGCAGATATTAACCTCTACAG GGAACAGATTAAGCGAGTGAAGGACTCAGATGATGTACCTATGGTGCTAGTAGGAAACAAGTGTGATTTGCCAACAAGGACAGTTGACACAAAACAAGCCCATGAACTGGCCAAGAGTTATGGGATTCCATTCATTGAAACCTCAGCCAAGACCAGACAG ggtGTTGAAGATGCCTTTTACACACTAGTAAGAGAAATACGTCAGTACCGAATGAAAAAACTCAACAGCAGTGATGATGGGACTCAAGGTTGCATGGGGTTGCCTTGTGTGGTGATGTAA
- the AMPD1 gene encoding AMP deaminase 1 isoform X1 — translation MPLLKLTAEEKQMDDAMRSFAEKVFASEVKDEGGRQELSPFDVDDICPISHLEMQAHIFHMESLSTSTAGKRKKRFFGRKTINLSIPQSETSSTKMSQIDEYISSSPTYQEVPDFQRVQITGDYASGVTVEDFEIVCKGLYRALCIREKYMQKSFQRFPKTPSKYLRNIDGEPWVANENFYPVFTPPVKKGEDPFRTDNLPENLGYHLTMKDGVVYVYPSEAAASKDEPKPLPYPNLDSFVDDMSFLLALIAQGPVKTYTHRRLKFLSSKFQVHEMLNEMDELKELKNNPHRDFYNCRKVDTHIHAAACMNQKHLLRFIKKSYHVDADRVVYSTKEKKLTLKELFAKLKMHPYDLTVDSLDVHAGRQTFQRFDKFNDKYNPVGASELRDLYLKTDNYIDGEYFATIIKEVGADLVEAKYQHAEPRLSIYGRSPEEWSKLSTWFVRNRIHCPNMTWMIQVPRIYDVFRAKNFLPHFGKMLENIFMPIFEATINPQAHPDLSVFLKHITGFDSVDDESKHSGHMFSSKSPKPQEWTMGSNPSYTYYAYYMYANIMVLNSLRKERGMNTFLFRPHCGEAGALTHLLTAFMTADNISHGLNLKKTPVLQYLFFLAQIPIAMSPLSNNSLFLEYAKNPFLDFLQKGLMISLSTDDPMQFHFTKEPLMEEYAIAAQVFKLSTCDMCEVARNSVLQCGISHEEKAKFLGNNYLEEGPMGNDIRRTNVAQIRMAYRYETWCYELNLIAEGLKSGD, via the exons ATGCCTCTGTTGAAACTTACAG CTGAAGAAAAAC AAATGGATGATGCAATGCGTAGCTTTGCTGAAAAAGTGTTTGCCTCTGAAGTCAAAGATGAGGGGGGCCGTCAAGAGCTTTCCCCCTTTGATGTGGATGacatctgtccaatttcccatcTCGAGATGCAAGCACACATATTCCACATGGAGTCTCTGTCCACCTCCACAGCAGGCAAGAG aaaAAAGCGTTTCTTCGGACGGAAGACTATTAATCTGTCTATTCCACAAAGTGAAACATCGTCCACCAAAATGTCCCAAATTGACGAATACATCTCTTCATCTCCAACCTACCAGGAGGTGCCCGATTTCCAGAGAGTGCAGATTACCGGCGATTATGCCTCGGGG GTTACAGTTGAAGATTTTGAAATAGTATGTAAGGGTCTGTATCGGGCACTTTGTATACGGGAGAAATACATGCAGAAGTCCTTTCAGAGGTTCCCTAAAACCCCCTCCAAGTACTTGCGGAACATTGATGGGGAGCCTTGGGTAGCAAATGAGAACTTCTATCCAG TCTTCACCCCTCCTGTGAAGAAGGGAGAAGACCCTTTCCGGACAGACAACCTCCCGGAAAACCTGGGCTATCACCTCACAATGAAGGACGGCGTGGTCTATGTCTACCCCAGCGAAGCGGCAGCCAGCAAGGATGAGCCTAAGCCGCTTCCCTACCCCAATCTGGACTCCTTCGTAGATGATATGAGTTTTTTACTTGCTTTGATTGCCCAAGGACCCGT aaagaCCTACACCCACCGGCGCCTGAAGTTCCTCTCCTCCAAGTTCCAGGTCCATGAGATGCTCAACGAGATGGATGAGTTAAAGGAGCTGAAGAACAACCCCCACCGGGATTTCTACAACTGCAGGAAG GTGGACACCCATATCCATGCAGCTGCTTGCATGAACCAGAAACACCTTCTGCGCTTTATCAAGAAATCTTACCACGTTGACGCTGACAGAGTGGTCTACAGCACCAAGGAGAAAAAGCTGACCCTAAAGGAGCTTTTCGCTAAATTAAAAATGCATCCCTACGACCTGACTGTTGACTCTCTGGATGTTCATGCT GGACGCCAGACTTTCCAGCGTTTTGATAAATTCAATGACAAATACAATCCTGTAGGAGCAAGTGAGCTGCGGGACCTCTACCTTAAGACTGACAATTACATTGATGGGGAATATTTCGCCACTATCATCAAG GAGGTAGGTGCAGACCTGGTGGAGGCCAAGTACCAGCACGCCGAGCCCCGCCTGTCAATCTACGGCCGAAGTCCCGAGGAGTGGAGCAAACTCTCGACCTGGTTCGTCCGCAACCGCATCCACTGCCCCAACATGACATGGATGATCCAGGTCCCCAGGATCTA TGATGTGTTTCGAGCTAAGAATTTCCTTCCGCACTTTGGGAAGATGCTGGAGAATATTTTCATGCCAATATTTGAGGCCACCATCAACCCCCAGGCTCACCCAGACCTCAGTGTCTTCCTCAAGCAT ATTACTGGCTTTGACAGTGTGGATGATGAGTCCAAACACAGTGGCCACATGTTTTCCTCCAAGAGCCCCAAGCCCCAGGAGTGGACAATGGGAAGTAATCCATCTTACACTTACTATGCCTACTACATGTATGCGAACATCATGGTGCTCAACAGCCTGAGAAA GGAACGAGGCATGAATACGTTTCTGTTCCGACCTCACTGTGGGGAAGCTGGAGCGCTCACCCATCTCCTGACAGCCTTCATGACAGCAGACAACATTTCTCATGGCCTGAATTTAAAAAAG aCTCCTGTATTACAGTATCTGTTTTTCTTAGCTCAGATTCCCATCGCTATGTCGCCATTAAGTAACAACAGCTTATTTCTAGAATATGCCAAAAATCCTTTCTTAGATTTTCTCCAGAAAGGGCTAATGATCTCACTGTCTACAGATGACCCCATGCAATTTCACTTCACCAAG GAGCCCCTAATGGAAGAGTACGCCATTGCCGCACAAGTCTTCAAGCTGAGTACCTGTGACATGTGTGAGGTGGCAAGGAACAGCGTTCTGCAATGTGGAATTTCTCACGAG GAGAAAGCGAAGTTCCTGGGCAACAATTACCTAGAGGAAGGCCCTATGGGAAATGATATCCGGAGGACAAATGTCGCCCAGATCCGCATGGCCTATCGCTATGAAACCTGGTGTTATGAACTTAACCTAATTGCCGAAGGCCTTAAGTCAGgagactaa
- the AMPD1 gene encoding AMP deaminase 1 isoform X3 translates to MPLLKLTAEEKQMDDAMRSFAEKVFASEVKDEGGRQELSPFDVDDICPISHLEMQAHIFHMESLSTSTAGKRKKRFFGRKTINLSIPQSETSSTKMSQIDEYISSSPTYQEVPDFQRVQITGDYASGVTVEDFEIVCKGLYRALCIREKYMQKSFQRFPKTPSKYLRNIDGEPWVANENFYPVFTPPVKKGEDPFRTDNLPENLGYHLTMKDGVVYVYPSEAAASKDEPKPLPYPNLDSFVDDMSFLLALIAQGPVKTYTHRRLKFLSSKFQVHEMLNEMDELKELKNNPHRDFYNCRKGRQTFQRFDKFNDKYNPVGASELRDLYLKTDNYIDGEYFATIIKEVGADLVEAKYQHAEPRLSIYGRSPEEWSKLSTWFVRNRIHCPNMTWMIQVPRIYDVFRAKNFLPHFGKMLENIFMPIFEATINPQAHPDLSVFLKHITGFDSVDDESKHSGHMFSSKSPKPQEWTMGSNPSYTYYAYYMYANIMVLNSLRKERGMNTFLFRPHCGEAGALTHLLTAFMTADNISHGLNLKKTPVLQYLFFLAQIPIAMSPLSNNSLFLEYAKNPFLDFLQKGLMISLSTDDPMQFHFTKEPLMEEYAIAAQVFKLSTCDMCEVARNSVLQCGISHEEKAKFLGNNYLEEGPMGNDIRRTNVAQIRMAYRYETWCYELNLIAEGLKSGD, encoded by the exons ATGCCTCTGTTGAAACTTACAG CTGAAGAAAAAC AAATGGATGATGCAATGCGTAGCTTTGCTGAAAAAGTGTTTGCCTCTGAAGTCAAAGATGAGGGGGGCCGTCAAGAGCTTTCCCCCTTTGATGTGGATGacatctgtccaatttcccatcTCGAGATGCAAGCACACATATTCCACATGGAGTCTCTGTCCACCTCCACAGCAGGCAAGAG aaaAAAGCGTTTCTTCGGACGGAAGACTATTAATCTGTCTATTCCACAAAGTGAAACATCGTCCACCAAAATGTCCCAAATTGACGAATACATCTCTTCATCTCCAACCTACCAGGAGGTGCCCGATTTCCAGAGAGTGCAGATTACCGGCGATTATGCCTCGGGG GTTACAGTTGAAGATTTTGAAATAGTATGTAAGGGTCTGTATCGGGCACTTTGTATACGGGAGAAATACATGCAGAAGTCCTTTCAGAGGTTCCCTAAAACCCCCTCCAAGTACTTGCGGAACATTGATGGGGAGCCTTGGGTAGCAAATGAGAACTTCTATCCAG TCTTCACCCCTCCTGTGAAGAAGGGAGAAGACCCTTTCCGGACAGACAACCTCCCGGAAAACCTGGGCTATCACCTCACAATGAAGGACGGCGTGGTCTATGTCTACCCCAGCGAAGCGGCAGCCAGCAAGGATGAGCCTAAGCCGCTTCCCTACCCCAATCTGGACTCCTTCGTAGATGATATGAGTTTTTTACTTGCTTTGATTGCCCAAGGACCCGT aaagaCCTACACCCACCGGCGCCTGAAGTTCCTCTCCTCCAAGTTCCAGGTCCATGAGATGCTCAACGAGATGGATGAGTTAAAGGAGCTGAAGAACAACCCCCACCGGGATTTCTACAACTGCAGGAAG GGACGCCAGACTTTCCAGCGTTTTGATAAATTCAATGACAAATACAATCCTGTAGGAGCAAGTGAGCTGCGGGACCTCTACCTTAAGACTGACAATTACATTGATGGGGAATATTTCGCCACTATCATCAAG GAGGTAGGTGCAGACCTGGTGGAGGCCAAGTACCAGCACGCCGAGCCCCGCCTGTCAATCTACGGCCGAAGTCCCGAGGAGTGGAGCAAACTCTCGACCTGGTTCGTCCGCAACCGCATCCACTGCCCCAACATGACATGGATGATCCAGGTCCCCAGGATCTA TGATGTGTTTCGAGCTAAGAATTTCCTTCCGCACTTTGGGAAGATGCTGGAGAATATTTTCATGCCAATATTTGAGGCCACCATCAACCCCCAGGCTCACCCAGACCTCAGTGTCTTCCTCAAGCAT ATTACTGGCTTTGACAGTGTGGATGATGAGTCCAAACACAGTGGCCACATGTTTTCCTCCAAGAGCCCCAAGCCCCAGGAGTGGACAATGGGAAGTAATCCATCTTACACTTACTATGCCTACTACATGTATGCGAACATCATGGTGCTCAACAGCCTGAGAAA GGAACGAGGCATGAATACGTTTCTGTTCCGACCTCACTGTGGGGAAGCTGGAGCGCTCACCCATCTCCTGACAGCCTTCATGACAGCAGACAACATTTCTCATGGCCTGAATTTAAAAAAG aCTCCTGTATTACAGTATCTGTTTTTCTTAGCTCAGATTCCCATCGCTATGTCGCCATTAAGTAACAACAGCTTATTTCTAGAATATGCCAAAAATCCTTTCTTAGATTTTCTCCAGAAAGGGCTAATGATCTCACTGTCTACAGATGACCCCATGCAATTTCACTTCACCAAG GAGCCCCTAATGGAAGAGTACGCCATTGCCGCACAAGTCTTCAAGCTGAGTACCTGTGACATGTGTGAGGTGGCAAGGAACAGCGTTCTGCAATGTGGAATTTCTCACGAG GAGAAAGCGAAGTTCCTGGGCAACAATTACCTAGAGGAAGGCCCTATGGGAAATGATATCCGGAGGACAAATGTCGCCCAGATCCGCATGGCCTATCGCTATGAAACCTGGTGTTATGAACTTAACCTAATTGCCGAAGGCCTTAAGTCAGgagactaa
- the AMPD1 gene encoding AMP deaminase 1 isoform X2 — MPLLKLTEMDDAMRSFAEKVFASEVKDEGGRQELSPFDVDDICPISHLEMQAHIFHMESLSTSTAGKRKKRFFGRKTINLSIPQSETSSTKMSQIDEYISSSPTYQEVPDFQRVQITGDYASGVTVEDFEIVCKGLYRALCIREKYMQKSFQRFPKTPSKYLRNIDGEPWVANENFYPVFTPPVKKGEDPFRTDNLPENLGYHLTMKDGVVYVYPSEAAASKDEPKPLPYPNLDSFVDDMSFLLALIAQGPVKTYTHRRLKFLSSKFQVHEMLNEMDELKELKNNPHRDFYNCRKVDTHIHAAACMNQKHLLRFIKKSYHVDADRVVYSTKEKKLTLKELFAKLKMHPYDLTVDSLDVHAGRQTFQRFDKFNDKYNPVGASELRDLYLKTDNYIDGEYFATIIKEVGADLVEAKYQHAEPRLSIYGRSPEEWSKLSTWFVRNRIHCPNMTWMIQVPRIYDVFRAKNFLPHFGKMLENIFMPIFEATINPQAHPDLSVFLKHITGFDSVDDESKHSGHMFSSKSPKPQEWTMGSNPSYTYYAYYMYANIMVLNSLRKERGMNTFLFRPHCGEAGALTHLLTAFMTADNISHGLNLKKTPVLQYLFFLAQIPIAMSPLSNNSLFLEYAKNPFLDFLQKGLMISLSTDDPMQFHFTKEPLMEEYAIAAQVFKLSTCDMCEVARNSVLQCGISHEEKAKFLGNNYLEEGPMGNDIRRTNVAQIRMAYRYETWCYELNLIAEGLKSGD, encoded by the exons ATGCCTCTGTTGAAACTTACAG AAATGGATGATGCAATGCGTAGCTTTGCTGAAAAAGTGTTTGCCTCTGAAGTCAAAGATGAGGGGGGCCGTCAAGAGCTTTCCCCCTTTGATGTGGATGacatctgtccaatttcccatcTCGAGATGCAAGCACACATATTCCACATGGAGTCTCTGTCCACCTCCACAGCAGGCAAGAG aaaAAAGCGTTTCTTCGGACGGAAGACTATTAATCTGTCTATTCCACAAAGTGAAACATCGTCCACCAAAATGTCCCAAATTGACGAATACATCTCTTCATCTCCAACCTACCAGGAGGTGCCCGATTTCCAGAGAGTGCAGATTACCGGCGATTATGCCTCGGGG GTTACAGTTGAAGATTTTGAAATAGTATGTAAGGGTCTGTATCGGGCACTTTGTATACGGGAGAAATACATGCAGAAGTCCTTTCAGAGGTTCCCTAAAACCCCCTCCAAGTACTTGCGGAACATTGATGGGGAGCCTTGGGTAGCAAATGAGAACTTCTATCCAG TCTTCACCCCTCCTGTGAAGAAGGGAGAAGACCCTTTCCGGACAGACAACCTCCCGGAAAACCTGGGCTATCACCTCACAATGAAGGACGGCGTGGTCTATGTCTACCCCAGCGAAGCGGCAGCCAGCAAGGATGAGCCTAAGCCGCTTCCCTACCCCAATCTGGACTCCTTCGTAGATGATATGAGTTTTTTACTTGCTTTGATTGCCCAAGGACCCGT aaagaCCTACACCCACCGGCGCCTGAAGTTCCTCTCCTCCAAGTTCCAGGTCCATGAGATGCTCAACGAGATGGATGAGTTAAAGGAGCTGAAGAACAACCCCCACCGGGATTTCTACAACTGCAGGAAG GTGGACACCCATATCCATGCAGCTGCTTGCATGAACCAGAAACACCTTCTGCGCTTTATCAAGAAATCTTACCACGTTGACGCTGACAGAGTGGTCTACAGCACCAAGGAGAAAAAGCTGACCCTAAAGGAGCTTTTCGCTAAATTAAAAATGCATCCCTACGACCTGACTGTTGACTCTCTGGATGTTCATGCT GGACGCCAGACTTTCCAGCGTTTTGATAAATTCAATGACAAATACAATCCTGTAGGAGCAAGTGAGCTGCGGGACCTCTACCTTAAGACTGACAATTACATTGATGGGGAATATTTCGCCACTATCATCAAG GAGGTAGGTGCAGACCTGGTGGAGGCCAAGTACCAGCACGCCGAGCCCCGCCTGTCAATCTACGGCCGAAGTCCCGAGGAGTGGAGCAAACTCTCGACCTGGTTCGTCCGCAACCGCATCCACTGCCCCAACATGACATGGATGATCCAGGTCCCCAGGATCTA TGATGTGTTTCGAGCTAAGAATTTCCTTCCGCACTTTGGGAAGATGCTGGAGAATATTTTCATGCCAATATTTGAGGCCACCATCAACCCCCAGGCTCACCCAGACCTCAGTGTCTTCCTCAAGCAT ATTACTGGCTTTGACAGTGTGGATGATGAGTCCAAACACAGTGGCCACATGTTTTCCTCCAAGAGCCCCAAGCCCCAGGAGTGGACAATGGGAAGTAATCCATCTTACACTTACTATGCCTACTACATGTATGCGAACATCATGGTGCTCAACAGCCTGAGAAA GGAACGAGGCATGAATACGTTTCTGTTCCGACCTCACTGTGGGGAAGCTGGAGCGCTCACCCATCTCCTGACAGCCTTCATGACAGCAGACAACATTTCTCATGGCCTGAATTTAAAAAAG aCTCCTGTATTACAGTATCTGTTTTTCTTAGCTCAGATTCCCATCGCTATGTCGCCATTAAGTAACAACAGCTTATTTCTAGAATATGCCAAAAATCCTTTCTTAGATTTTCTCCAGAAAGGGCTAATGATCTCACTGTCTACAGATGACCCCATGCAATTTCACTTCACCAAG GAGCCCCTAATGGAAGAGTACGCCATTGCCGCACAAGTCTTCAAGCTGAGTACCTGTGACATGTGTGAGGTGGCAAGGAACAGCGTTCTGCAATGTGGAATTTCTCACGAG GAGAAAGCGAAGTTCCTGGGCAACAATTACCTAGAGGAAGGCCCTATGGGAAATGATATCCGGAGGACAAATGTCGCCCAGATCCGCATGGCCTATCGCTATGAAACCTGGTGTTATGAACTTAACCTAATTGCCGAAGGCCTTAAGTCAGgagactaa